The sequence AAGATGATGTTGGTATCGCAATCTAACAGAAATATCTTCTTACTAGATTGGTGCTTTTATAGCTGAGCCAGTCATGGGTGCTGGGGGTGTGATACCTCCACCTGCTACCTACTTTGAAAAGGTCATTTTCTGAAACGTTGTTGGTATCAAGTACCACTAGAATGATTATGTGGTTTAGTGGTTAGATCTTTGTGGATGTGATATTGGGCTCTTATTGCCATTCCAATTTCTCTTTCTGTGTTGCAGATCCAAGCTGTTGTTAAGAAATATGATATCTTGTTCATCGCTGACGAGGTATGTGCATATGAAACTATCAGTCCACACACAGGATCATGACCCCAAAattgatcaagaagaagatataatattatcctttttcattttgtttggcctttaaGGTGATATGTGCATTTGGAAGGCTCGGAACAATGTTTGGCTGTGACAAATACAACATCAAGCCAGATCTTGTGTCCTTAGCTAAGGTGAGATTTTGCAAGCTGATTAGTAGCTTTTTGGCTCTGTTGGCAAAATATCCCTGACATGTtgtaaatgttattaaaatGCAGGCACTCTCTTCAGCATATATGCCGATTGGAGCCATTCTTATGAGTCAAGAAGTGGCAGATGTCATCTATTCCCAAAGCAACAAACTAGGTACTTTTGTAAACTAATAAATGTTCACCGTGGTAGTCGTATTCCAATGTTCTGATCTTACAATGCTggttaaaaactttttatattttcaggTGCTTTCTCGCACGGATTCACTTATTCTGGTCATCCAGTTTCATGTGCCGTAGCAATTGAAGCATTAAAGATATACAAGTAAGCTTTTGTCACTTTGCTCGTTCAATTTAAGTGAGCCAGTTTTTAGATTGTAATTTGCCATAAACTCAGAACCTGACACTCAAGTGATATTAGTTTCTCCTTTTTCTATTCTTACTGCACTTTTTTGacgtttcatatattttttatattacaggGAGAAGAACATACCAGAGTATGTCGCCAAAATTGCCCCAAGGTTTCAAGATGGTCTTAAAGCTTTTGCCTCTAGTAGTCCTATTATTGGAGAGGTACACGAGTTCTCTTGGTCTTTACTTacaagtttttgtcttttagaAGTATTTGACTAACAGCATTTGGGATGGTTGCTAGATAAGAGGAACAGGTTTGATTCTTGGGACTGAGTTTGCGGACAACAAATCCCCGAACGAACCATTTCCACCAGAATGGggtaaaatctctctctctctctctctttctctcatgaccaaacaaaaagtcTCATTCTCCTTAACTCATTACCATACTAAATCTCTACACCATATTCAAATGATGTTCACAGGTGTTGGCGCATACTTTGGAGCTGAGTGCCAGAAGCGAGGGATGTTAGTCCGTGTTGCAGGTGATAGCATTATGATGTCTCCACCGCTCATTATCTCACCTGAAGAGATCGACGAGGTAAATATTTGAGACAGTAttatgtcttttctttttctgctaAAAAATCTTGTGACTAGTTTCCTGAAacactctgcttcttcttcttcctgccttgtggtttgtttgatcaTTTTTCCAGTTGGTATCTATCTACGGGAAAGCATTAAAGGAAACTGAAAAGAAGGTAAAAGAACTCAAGGCTCAGCACAAGAAGTAAAGAAGCAGAGAGTCTATTGATGTTGatgaaaaaagtttttctttgttctgtCATCTTTCTTATGAATCGTTTTTGTCTTTACACAATTCGATAATTATATATGCATAAAATAATAAAGGTTCCAGCTTTAGCTCCTTATTTTACTCAGAACTCTCTTTTCACAACATGACTCGATcgtgaaccaaaaaaaagaaaaaaggaaaattgccTTCCTTCTATCGTGCCCACTGTCTCTAAGTTCGGTTTAAAAAGAGATGGCTTAGCTAAGCCTAGAGGGTGGTTCTTCGGTTGagatctttttcgttttcttaatAGATCTCTCCAAGTCGTTCGTTCGTTCTCTCTCCGTTTGCCATAGCCGTTCTTGGGTAGGAGGCACTGCCGCAGATTAAATAATATGAATCCCGttccagaaaacaaaagttgtgTCAAGACAATTGCACGTTTGGTTTCCCAAAAAGggttggagttggagaagaCGCTCATGTCCATTGATACAAACTCTAATGGAAAAACCTATAGCTTTTTGCGTAACTCAGACCCTTGTCACCCATTCTACAAGCAAAAGCTTAACAAATACCGTAAAGAAATAGAATTCCCGTTGCCACCTCCTCGTTATCGCTATCACTTTTTTCGTTACCCTAAAAAATCTGCTGCCATGTCAATCAAGGACTTTGGTATTATTAAGCTCACAGCGCAGTTCGTGGCCCGGTACGACTCGTTTTTTCTGCGTGGTTTGAGAGAGAAACTGGGCTATTACAAACCCCAGTTTGATTTTTTGGAGCGGTTTAGTACCAGGTTTAATTACTACAACGACCTTGTTCGTGCCTACGCTACTGTGTTAAGGCCTTGCAGTGAAACTTTATGACCAATGATGCTAGCTTTATTGGTGTTTTCCTGGATTTTTTCAACCTTCTTCAGTTGGAGAAGCTGGAGAAAGGAGATGTGATGGCTTTGATCGATTTGCATGCTTTTGTCAGTGGTGTTGACCGTTTTGCTCACTTTGATGATGAAGACTATCATATTGTGGCAGAACCTGCATACCTTTCATCCATGATGCTCCATTATCCAGAGATGCACCCACTCGGATCTAACCagcctactactactactcaaGCGCAACCTGTTGAGCTAAGACCTCGATCTCGTGAATATGCATTCTTTGAAAAGCAGATCACACTCAATGAGCTTGGTATCATTAAGCTCACAGCACAGTTTGTGGCTCGGTATGGACCGCGGGTTCGTCGTGATTTGATGAAGAAAGTGGTTATGAATCCTCTGTTTGAGTTTCTGAAGCcaactgatgatgatggttggAACAACAAGTCAAGATTTTTCAATCTGATTGAATATCGTTATTCCAGAGTGTTACTGCCTTCGGATCAGCTGTTGAGGACTGAGGATGGTTGTACCGCCGGGGTACTTGAGTTTTTCTCAGAATGTCTTCAGTTGGAGAAGCTGGAGGACGGAGTTGAGATGGCTACCGTTGATTTGCATGCGTTTGTTGGTGGTCTTGACTTTTTTACTCACATGTATGGTGCCTCCTTTGATTATATCCTGCCACAACCTGAACGCCTTTCAAAGTTTATGGGATCTCGGCTCTGTAACCCTCAGAATCTTCAAGATTGTTGTGTAGATGATGATGCACTAGAACCCTTTCTTTTTCGACCTGCATTTAGATTCCCTGCAAAGGGGATCACACTCAAGCAGCTTGGTACTATTATGCTCACAGCGCAGTTTGTGGCTAGGTATGGGTTGTATTTCAAACAAGGTTTGCGCAAGGAAGTGGTTTTGAACCGTCAGTTTGGTTTTATGCAGTATTCTGATATGAGGTACTATTTCTACATTGGGCTGGTTAAAACGTATCACAGAGTATTAAGGCGTTCCAAAGAGATGGAAGAGAGTGATGCTTGTGCGGCAAGCGTTCTTGAGAGGTTTTTTGAGATTCTCCGAGTCCTGGAGATGGAAGAGGAAGCTGGTTTGTTTGACTTTGTGGGTGTTGTTGACTGTTTTGCTCACTTTGATGATGAAGAGTATCGTGTTGTCATGCCACCACCTGTACACCTTTTGACGAATATGATCCCACCAATACTAAGGGGGCCTGATACCCTTGTGCTGCCTCCTCCAAAGAGATCTCGAGGTGCTACTATTCATCAGTATTGTGTAGATCTCGATCTTGATGATCCTAAGCTTCATCCGTTTAGGGAACCTCCTCTAAGACCTGCAACTACTACGTTTCACGATGGGTTGTGTTTCACACGCAAGGAGGCATGTATTATTAAGGTCACGGCCCAGTTTGAGGCGCGGTATGGGATGGAATTTATGCTGGCTTTGATGACTAGAGTGGCTGAGAAGAAGAGACCTCTAGAGTTTGAGTTTATGGAGCCGACCAGTGGTAGCAGGTTTGATTTCTATAGTCAGCTTGTTGAGTTTTATTCCAGAGTATTGTTGCCTTGGAAAAGGTTTGATGTGGACACCGTTCTTGAGGGTTTTTTCGATTGGGTGGATCGTTTCCAGCAAGAGGGACTGGATTTGGCTATGGGTTGTTTGAATGATTTTGTGAGTTCTCTTGACTGTTTTGCTGACATAGATGGTGTCCCCATCCCACCACCACACGTCAGCTTTAAACTGGCTATTCCTGGTCGAGCTTGTGATCAGAGTGTATCCCATTTAATGCAACCTCCTCCTGCATCACCTCTGGCTGTGCCTTTACCTGAGGAACCAGAGCCAAAGACTGCACCACCTCTGCCTGTGCCTTTACCTGAGGAACCAGAGCCAAAGAGACGAAAGTTTGACGACGAGTCAGCTCTTTCTCAACACATTTTTCAGGGTTCTTCTACAAGCATCAGGTTTTTTGTTCCAGACGTTGGTGAAGTcgttttcagaaaaaaataggTCCAAATTTTCTAGCAAATGTGATCAGAAGTCAGAACCAGTATGACCAAACCAAAGATCCAGAAACAGTAAGCCACATGACCAGAAGGCAGCTACATCAGTAACAACATTAGGACAAAACATAGATGTTCTATAATGTATATAAACtgaaaacccagaaaaacaaaTGTATCATTGACTAAAATAGAGTCTCTTTGATTAGAAAACATGTACGATATATATTTTGGTCTCTGGGACATCTGCAAATCAAGATTTAGGAcgttttttatttgcttctctTCTAGATCTTCTCTCCCTCGAAGATAAAGAAGTCTTGAACCCTGCTCCGTCTTTGTTCTCCGAGTCATACACATCTTTAAACGATTTCTACATAAATCCATTGTCAAGAGATAACGTTAATTAAGACCATGTTGCcacataaaaaaaaccaaaatgacaTCAAAGACGATTGCTTAATGAGCGAGCACTCTCTACTCAAAGAAATCAAGGACTTGTTTCAAAATGACTAACCTCTCTGATCTCAGCGAAGCTAACGGCATAGAAGGTTACAACGGAGACTGCGACAATTCCTAGAACAGGAAGTGCAATATGGCTTATCCCTTCCATCTTTACTTTTCTCAGGACCAAACGTGAAGATAAGGCTCTTGAGGATAagacttctttatatatatagtatctgaatttttttatttttttttcaaatttaaccaCTTTTTTCACTGAAACCGTTTTAAGAATAAAGATTAGCTTATGTCCAAACAACATTTCAATCACCAactatcagaagaagaagaagaatcctgTAAATATTAGTTTCTGGGATACAACTTAAATTGGTAAAGACTTCTATTAATAATACAAATCAAACTCTAAGAGGAGTCGCAAATTAAAACCCTATGATGATTacagaatgagagagagagagaggtgaagTTCAAGTGAAGAGATTCTCCGAATAACCACCTTCATAGCTAGCTTCCTTTTCCAACTTGTATATCTCAGCATCATCGAAACCTGTTCATATTTCATTCAAAACCCTTTTTTACAACCTTGTCTCACATCAATCAATACATATATGGTCAACAACATATGTATTCTCCGAAACTAGATTCTACTACAGTGTGAAGCTTTTACCTGAACCCAAGTCTTCTGTTTCATCAATAACAACAGCTACTTCTTCTGTTCTCTTAATCGGTTCAAGTGACTTCCAGTCTGAGCTTCCATTCCCTTCTATACAAACTTGGTTTCTCGAAACCCAGTCTTCAACAACTTCCATGTTGCTGTGTGATAACGGGTCTACAGTGTCATCTCCACTGTTTTCACTGCTGCCCCTAGAGGAGACAGACAAAGAACCCATAAGTTCTGTTTTGAAGAAACACTGTGTTTAAGAGTAAGAGAATTCAAACTTACAGTCGTCTGAGGCGCATGTTATACTGAACAAATACAAGATCACTGAGCCGTTGTCGCTCAATGGAgttctttgtttcatatattTGAGAGATTAGTGGCAGGTTTCTCCCTGAGCCTATCGATGAGCTGCATGTCTGACTCAGAATGCGTATAGCAAAACGTGACAGGTTCAAGCAGCTTTCTCCATATGTAGACCACCATTCAGCTAAATGAAAAAGAGCAAGTTAAGTACATACGATACACTTGAACACATATGAAGAAGTCTTAATGAGATTTCAATAAATAAGAACGATATTGGTGTACCAGGAAGCATAGTGTCACGAGCTCTGATTGCTAAGTTCCTTGCGAAAATCCCAGCAGCATTCTTGTAAGAGTTTAAGTCCTTAATGATTATATCTTGAATGTCGACGTCAGGAACCAACTTCTCTATGCAATCAACCACAGCTAAATGGATCTCACTACGCAATAGTTCGTCAGTGCTATAGAAGAACTTTGGGTTAAGATAGAAACCAGCAGCATGCAAAGGAAGACGATGTTGTTGCAACCACCACCTATCAATAATTTTCCAGTAGATGGTGTAATCCTCCTTGTGTATCATATGTGTCTTAATTGCTTCCTTTGCTCTGTATACTGCTGCATACACATACCCCATTGCAGGCTTCCTTTCAGAACAAACTATCCTCAAAACCCGCAAAAGAGGAGCAGTTATGTAGTTTGACAATGTTAATGCCTTCCAGAAACCCTCATCATTGATAGTCTCAGTAATTGCTAATCCACCTGCTTCCTTCGAATATGAACAATCGTTCCACTCGGATGAAGTAACCATAGCCTGCAAATGGGGTTTTAGATCAGCAATTCTTGCCATTGTTGTAAAAGTTGTGGCTGAACTGGAAAAGCCTGGTTGCACAATATCAATGCCATAAGTGAACTTCCTCATCAGATTTAAAACACCACTGTGATTGTAAATAATCCTTGTGACAGTTCGAGCTTGTTCAATAATTTCGCTCATCCAGTCCATCTTTCCGAATTCATCCAACATCTTGTCTATGCAGTCTGCAGCACAAGGAACCCAGTACAAAGAAGGATACACATCCATCAACCTTTTCCCAGCAGCAACGTAATGGTCTTCACATTTGGTAATAACTTGAACAACATTGCTATC comes from Camelina sativa cultivar DH55 chromosome 19, Cs, whole genome shotgun sequence and encodes:
- the LOC104766116 gene encoding uncharacterized protein LOC104766116 isoform X4, with the translated sequence MDSDLEPVALTPQKQDSAWKHCEVYKYGDRVQMRCLYCRKMFKGGGITRVKEHLAGKKGQGTICDQVPDEVRLFLQQCIDGTVRRQRKRRRSSPDPLPIAYFPPCEGETQVVAPTDVDNGFKSPGSDVVAGQSTGRTKQRTYRSRKNNAFERNDLANVEVGVGNSMSDLLGRDMDNLIPVAISSVKNIVHPSSKDREKPVHMAMGRFLFDTGADFDVANSANFQPFMDEIVSGGFGVSIPTREDLRGWILKSCVEEVKKEIDDCKSLWKKTGCSVLVQELNSNEGCSKILKFLVYCPEKVVFLKSVDASEMLDSEDKLFEILKEVVEEIGDSNVVQVITKCEDHYVAAGKRLMDVYPSLYWVPCAADCIDKMLDEFGKMDWMSEIIEQARTVTRIIYNHSGVLNLMRKFTYGIDIVQPGFSSSATTFTTMARIADLKPHLQAMVTSSEWNDCSYSKEAGGLAITETINDEGFWKALTLSNYITAPLLRVLRIVCSERKPAMGYVYAAVYRAKEAIKTHMIHKEDYTIYWKIIDRWWLQQHRLPLHAAGFYLNPKFFYSTDELLRSEIHLAVVDCIEKLVPDVDIQDIIIKDLNSYKNAAGIFARNLAIRARDTMLPAEWWSTYGESCLNLSRFAIRILSQTCSSSIGSGRNLPLISQIYETKNSIERQRLSDLVFVQYNMRLRRLGSSENSGDDTVDPLSHSNMEVVEDWVSRNQVCIEGNGSSDWKSLEPIKRTEEVAVVIDETEDLGSGFDDAEIYKLEKEASYEGGYSENLFT
- the LOC104787216 gene encoding gamma-aminobutyrate transaminase POP2, mitochondrial isoform X2; its protein translation is MVNLHSRYATCISGNSTSRRIFTTEASPEKQNSVGSKGHDMLAPFTAGWQSADVHPLIIAKSEGSYVFDDNGKKYLDSLAGLWCTALGGNEQRLVSAAVEQLKTLPFYHSFWNRTTKPSLDLAKDLLDMFTANKMAKAFFTNSGSEANDTQVKLVWYYNNALGRPEKKKFIARKKSYHGSTLISASLSGLPALHQNFDLPAPFVLHTDCPHYWRFHLPGESEEEFSTRLAKNLEDLIIKEGPETIGAFIAEPVMGAGGVIPPPATYFEKIQAVVKKYDILFIADEVICAFGRLGTMFGCDKYNIKPDLVSLAKALSSAYMPIGAILMSQEVADVIYSQSNKLGAFSHGFTYSGHPVSCAVAIEALKIYKEKNIPEYVAKIAPRFQDGLKAFASSSPIIGEIRGTGLILGTEFADNKSPNEPFPPEWGVGAYFGAECQKRGMLVRVAGDSIMMSPPLIISPEEIDELVSIYGKALKETEKKVKELKAQHKK
- the LOC104766116 gene encoding uncharacterized protein LOC104766116 isoform X1; amino-acid sequence: MGSLFLCEWFFCRMDSDLEPVALTPQKQDSAWKHCEVYKYGDRVQMRCLYCRKMFKGGGITRVKEHLAGKKGQGTICDQVPDEVRLFLQQCIDGTVRRQRKRRRSSPDPLPIAYFPPCEGETQVVAPTDVDNGFKSPGSDVVAGQSTGRTKQRTYRSRKNNAFERNDLANVEVGVGNSMSDLLGRDMDNLIPVAISSVKNIVHPSSKDREKPVHMAMGRFLFDTGADFDVANSANFQPFMDEIVSGGFGVSIPTREDLRGWILKSCVEEVKKEIDDCKSLWKKTGCSVLVQELNSNEGCSKILKFLVYCPEKVVFLKSVDASEMLDSEDKLFEILKEVVEEIGDSNVVQVITKCEDHYVAAGKRLMDVYPSLYWVPCAADCIDKMLDEFGKMDWMSEIIEQARTVTRIIYNHSGVLNLMRKFTYGIDIVQPGFSSSATTFTTMARIADLKPHLQAMVTSSEWNDCSYSKEAGGLAITETINDEGFWKALTLSNYITAPLLRVLRIVCSERKPAMGYVYAAVYRAKEAIKTHMIHKEDYTIYWKIIDRWWLQQHRLPLHAAGFYLNPKFFYSTDELLRSEIHLAVVDCIEKLVPDVDIQDIIIKDLNSYKNAAGIFARNLAIRARDTMLPAEWWSTYGESCLNLSRFAIRILSQTCSSSIGSGRNLPLISQIYETKNSIERQRLSDLVFVQYNMRLRRLGSSENSGDDTVDPLSHSNMEVVEDWVSRNQVCIEGNGSSDWKSLEPIKRTEEVAVVIDETEDLGSGFDDAEIYKLEKEASYEGGYSENLFT
- the LOC104766116 gene encoding uncharacterized protein LOC104766116 isoform X2 — translated: MGSLFLCEWFFCRMDSDLEPVALTPQKQDSAWKHCEVYKYGDRVQMRCLYCRKMFKGGGITRVKEHLAGKKGQGTICDQVPDEVRLFLQQCIDGTVRRQRKRRRSSPDPLPIAYFPPCEGETQVVAPTDVDNGFKSPGSDVVAGQSTGRTKQRTYRSRKNNAFERNDLANVEVGVGNSMSDLLGRDMDNLIPVAISSVKNIVHPSSKDREKPVHMAMGRFLFDTGADFDVANSANFQPFMDEIVSGGFGVSIPTREDLRGWILKSCVEEVKKEIDDCKSLWKKTGCSVLVQELNSNEGCSKILKFLVYCPEKVVFLKSVDASEMLDSEDKLFEILKEVVEEIGDSNVVQVITKCEDHYVAAGKRLMDVYPSLYWVPCAADCIDKMLDEFGKMDWMSEIIEQARTVTRIIYNHSGVLNLMRKFTYGIDIVQPGFSSSATTFTTMARIADLKPHLQAMVTSSEWNDCSYSKEAGGLAITETINDEGFWKALTLSNYITAPLLRVLRIVCSERKPAMGYVYAAVYRAKEAIKTHMIHKEDYTIYWKIIDRWWLQQHRLPLHAAGFYLNPKFFYSTDELLRSEIHLAVVDCIEKLVPDVDIQDIIIKDLNSYKNAAGIFARNLAIRARDTMLPAEWWSTYGESCLNLSRFAIRILSQTCSSSIGSGRNLPLISQIYETKNSIERQRLSDLVFVQYNMRLRRLSENSGDDTVDPLSHSNMEVVEDWVSRNQVCIEGNGSSDWKSLEPIKRTEEVAVVIDETEDLGSGFDDAEIYKLEKEASYEGGYSENLFT
- the LOC109131040 gene encoding uncharacterized protein LOC109131040, which translates into the protein MEGISHIALPVLGIVAVSVVTFYAVSFAEIREKSFKDVYDSENKDGAGFKTSLSSRERRSRREANKKRPKS
- the LOC104766116 gene encoding uncharacterized protein LOC104766116 isoform X3, with protein sequence MGSLFLCEWFFCRMDSDLEPVALTPQKQDSAWKHCEVYKYGDRVQMRCLYCRKMFKGGGITRVKEHLAGKKGQGTICDQVPDEVRLFLQQCIDGTVRRQRKRRRSSPDPLPIAYFPPCEGETQVVAPTDVDNGFKSPGSDVVAGQSTGRTKQRTYRSRKNNAFERNDLANVEVGVGNSMSDLLGRDMDNLIPVAISSVKNIVHPSSKDREKPVHMAMGRFLFDTGADFDVANSANFQPFMDEIVSGGFGVSIPTREDLRGWILKSCVEEVKKEIDDCKSLWKKTGCSVLVQELNSNEGCSKILKFLVYCPEKVVFLKSVDASEMLDSEDKLFEILKEVVEEIGDSNVVQVITKCEDHYVAAGKRLMDVYPSLYWVPCAADCIDKMLDEFGKMDWMSEIIEQARTVTRIIYNHSGVLNLMRKFTYGIDIVQPGFSSSATTFTTMARIADLKPHLQAMVTSSEWNDCSYSKEAGGLAITETINDEGFWKALTLSNYITAPLLRVLRIVCSERKPAMGYVYAAVYRAKEAIKTHMIHKEDYTIYWKIIDRWWLQQHRLPLHAAGFYLNPKFFYSTDELLRSEIHLAVVDCIEKLVPDVDIQDIIIKDLNSYKNAAGIFARNLAIRARDTMLPAEWWSTYGESCLNLSRFAIRILSQTCSSSIGSGRNLPLISQIYETKNSIERQRLSDLVFVQYNMRLRRLENSGDDTVDPLSHSNMEVVEDWVSRNQVCIEGNGSSDWKSLEPIKRTEEVAVVIDETEDLGSGFDDAEIYKLEKEASYEGGYSENLFT